The following are encoded together in the Lathyrus oleraceus cultivar Zhongwan6 chromosome 3, CAAS_Psat_ZW6_1.0, whole genome shotgun sequence genome:
- the LOC127125878 gene encoding ABC transporter G family member 20: MIIDSPMHAMSSLPPTPPKPVSHHDMLPFFNQSMELVPSPLKTRTHHSPTLGELLKRVEDAQNDNNNAQPHHVLHLSSPSSSNTLPPPFFLSFTNLTYSVKLNRKLNCFSSNQNSLPTDQETETKPNGIKILLNNISGEARDGEIMAVLGASGSGKSTLIDALADRISKDSLKGTKTLNGDVLESSLQKVISAYVMQDDLLFPMLTVEETLMFSAEFRLPRSLSKSKKKARVQALIDQLGLRNAASTVIGDEGHRGVSGGERRRVSIGTDIIHDPIILFLDEPTSGLDSTSAYMVVKVLQRIAQSGSIVMMSVHQPSYRILGLLDRLIFLSHGQTVYSGSPASLPNFFSEFGHPIPENENRTEFALDLIRELEETPGGTKGLVEFNKTWQLKNQPLTVNVVNNGPKLSLKDAISASISRGKLVSGTNGGNVNGNSTASVATFANPFWIEMAVIGKRSLTNSRRMPELFGIRLGAVLVTGGILATIFYHLDDSPKGVQERLGFFAFAMSTTFYTCAEAIPVFLQERYIFMRETAYNAYRRSSYVLAHSIISLPALVFLSFTFAVTTFWSVGLAGGTSGFLFYFLTILASFWAGSSFVTFLSGIVSHVMLGFTVVVAIMAYFLLFSGFFISRDRIPPYWIWFHYLSLVKYPFEGVLQNEFDIKPPRCFVRGIQMFDNTPLGDVPGSLKVELLKSMSRTLGINITSSTCVVTGEDVLKQQGITQLSKWNCLFITIAWGFFFRFLFYLALLFGSKNKRK, translated from the coding sequence ATGATTATTGACTCACCCATGCATGCAATGTCTTCCTTGCCACCCACGCCTCCTAAACCAGTCTCCCACCACGACATGCTTCCTTTCTTCAACCAATCTATGGAACTCGTTCCTAGTCCCCTCAAAACACGAACCCATCACTCTCCCACACTCGGTGAACTCCTCAAACGCGTTGAAGATGCTCAAAACGACAACAATAATGCTCAACCCCACCATGTTCTCCACCTTTCTTCCCCCTCTTCTTCCAACACTCTTCCACcaccttttttcctttctttcacTAACTTGACTTACAGCGTCAAGCTCAACCGAAAGTTGAATTGCTTTTCTTCCAATCAAAATTCTCTTCCAACAGATCAGGAAACGGAAACCAAACCAAACGGGATTAAGATTCTTCTCAACAACATCTCCGGTGAAGCGAGGGACGGCGAAATCATGGCGGTTCTTGGCGCAAGCGGCTCCGGCAAGTCAACTCTCATCGACGCTCTCGCCGACAGGATTTCAAAAGATTCTCTCAAAGGTACTAAAACACTGAACGGCGACGTTTTGGAGTCGAGTCTCCAGAAGGTAATTTCAGCTTATGTTATGCAAGATGACCTTCTCTTCCCGATGCTCACCGTAGAAGAAACTCTAATGTTCTCGGCGGAATTCCGACTACCTCGCTCTCTCTCCAAATCAAAGAAAAAAGCTCGCGTCCAAGCACTCATTGATCAGCTCGGTCTACGCAACGCCGCGTCAACAGTCATAGGAGATGAAGGTCATCGCGGTGTCTCAGGCGGAGAACGCCGCCGTGTCTCGATCGGCACAGACATTATCCATGATCCGATCATTTTGTTCTTAGATGAACCAACCTCCGGACTTGACTCCACCAGCGCGTACATGGTGGTTAAGGTTCTGCAGCGAATTGCCCAAAGCGGCAGCATCGTCATGATGTCCGTTCATCAACCAAGCTACAGAATCCTTGGCTTGTTAGACCGTTTGATCTTCCTCTCTCACGGCCAAACCGTGTACAGCGGTTCTCCGGCAAGCCTCCCTAATTTTTTCTCAGAGTTCGGTCATCCTATACCGGAAAACGAAAACCGTACGGAATTCGCACTGGACCTAATCCGCGAGCTTGAAGAAACTCCGGGAGGAACCAAAGGTCTTGTGGAGTTCAACAAAACATGGCAGTTAAAAAACCAACCTCTCACAGTTAACGTCGTTAATAATGGACCTAAACTGTCGTTAAAAGACGCCATCAGCGCGAGTATCTCAAGAGGGAAATTAGTCTCAGGAACTAACGGCGGAAACGTAAACGGAAACTCAACCGCTTCAGTTGCCACGTTTGCAAATCCGTTTTGGATCGAAATGGCGGTTATTGGAAAACGTTCTCTAACAAACTCACGTCGGATGCCGGAATTATTCGGAATCCGATTGGGTGCAGTTCTGGTCACCGGAGGAATCTTAGCCACCATCTTTTACCATCTAGACGATTCTCCAAAAGGTGTTCAAGAGCGTTTGGGTTTCTTCGCCTTCGCCATGTCAACAACCTTCTACACATGCGCAGAAGCCATTCCCGTTTTCCTCCAAGAGCGTTACATCTTCATGAGAGAAACAGCTTATAACGCTTACCGTCGTTCCTCTTACGTCCTCGCTCACTCCATCATCTCCCTCCCCGCACTCGTCTTCCTCTCCTTCACCTTCGCCGTCACAACTTTCTGGTCAGTCGGACTCGCCGGCGGGACATCTGGTTTTTTGTTCTACTTTTTAACCATTTTAGCTTCTTTCTGGGCAGGGAGTTCCTTCGTGACGTTCCTCTCCGGTATAGTCTCCCATGTGATGCTTGGCTTCACCGTGGTGGTTGCGATAATGGCTTACTTTCTTCTCTTCAGCGGATTCTTCATCAGCAGAGACAGAATTCCACCTTACTGGATATGGTTCCATTACCTCTCACTAGTGAAGTACCCTTTTGAAGGAGTGCTTCAGAATGAGTTTGATATCAAGCCACCAAGATGTTTCGTGAGAGGGATTCAGATGTTCGATAACACGCCGCTCGGGGATGTGCCGGGGAGTTTGAAGGTGGAGCTGCTGAAGAGCATGAGCAGGACGCTTGGGATTAACATAACAAGCTCCACTTGTGTTGTTACAGGAGAAGATGTACTGAAGCAGCAGGGGATCACGCAGCTTAGTAAATGGAACTGCTTGTTCATCACCATTGCTTGGGGTTTCTTCTTTCGCTTCCTCTTTTACTTGGCGTTGCTTTTTGGAAGCAAGAACAAGAGGAAATAA